One genomic window of Panicum hallii strain FIL2 chromosome 6, PHallii_v3.1, whole genome shotgun sequence includes the following:
- the LOC112897054 gene encoding NEDD8-conjugating enzyme Ubc12-like — MINLFKIKGQKKDDAATANGKPAAKKQSPGELRLHKDIAELNLPKTTKISFPNGKDDLMNFETTIKPDEGYYVGGKFVFTFQVPPVYPHEPPKVKCKTKVYHPNIDLEGNVCLNILREDWKPVLNINTIVYGLNLLFSQPNDEDPLNHEAAAVLRDDPKKFEKNVQRAMAGGYVGETHFPRCV, encoded by the exons ATGATAAATCTTTTTAAGATTAAGGGCCAGAAGAAGGATGATGCCGCAACTGCAAACGGAAAACCTGCTGCCAAGAAGCAAAGTCCAGGGGAATTGCGGCTCCATAAAG ATATTGCTGAACTCAACCTTCCCAAGACCACCAAGATCTCTTTTCCGAATGGCAAGGATGATCTGATGAACTTTGAGACCACTATTAAGCCTGATGAAGGATACTATGT GGGTGGTAAATTTGTGTTTACCTTCCAAGTTCCTCCAGTTTACCCTCATGAACCTCCCAAAGTCAAGTGCAAGACTAAG GTTTACCATCCCAATATTGACTTGGAGGGAAATGTCTGTCTGAACATTCTGCGTGAAGATTGGAAGCCTGTCCTGAACATCAACACCATTGTGTATggcttgaatcttcttttctcG CAACCTAATGACGAGGACCCCCTGAACCATGAGGCAGCAGCTGTTCTTCGTGACGACCCGAAGAAGTTTGAGAAAAATGTCCAGAGGGCGATGGCTGGAGGTTATGTTGGTGAAACCCACTTCCCTAGGTGTGTGTAA
- the LOC112897654 gene encoding pentatricopeptide repeat-containing protein At1g19720, whose amino-acid sequence MELLLAPLPHILPRPHQFPPLPASRPRHGRIQEPIMAVAQAPPLALPFQESRSSFQAPRHSTRPPSQEPRTHPPPGPSLRSEPRIVSDTKLITMHSRAGRLVDARKVFDGMARRDLLAWSAMIGAYAIRGMYSDVSALAVTMVREGVIPDRFLITRILQACAYTEDLELGMAMHSLAIRKGFMERTRDVPVGNSVLAMYVKCGELGRARRVFEKMGQRDLGTWNSMIFGCCRSSEWEEARRLLHDMRHEGTEPGVVTWNTLISSYARSGDLDVAMELLEQMEESGVAPDVVTWTSLVSGFVHSDRGDEALQCFIRMRLAGVEPNGMTIASAISACASLRLLNQGMELHCHAIKVGSVNNVLSGNSLVDMYAKCGEIVAAKRIFNEIPEKDIFSWNSMVAGYAQAGYCGKAYELFCKMESLGVRRNVITWNIMISGYIRNGDDERAFELFQMMESCGVKRDTASWNILIAGSVHNGHFDRAVRIFRQMQALLVRPDYITILSIIPAFANLVAFWKVREIHACIFHHNLEIDAKIANALINAYSKSGDLAGACAVFDRHSSRNIITWNCIILAHLLHGSPSEALDRFCQMKQEGVLPDNTTLTAIIKAYGLKGKVSEAEEIFYNMTHDYNIAPDVDHYAAMVDILGRSGRLEEAYELIDEMPLIPSLAVWEALLSAATIHGNVRLANLAARELVSIEPSDPRIQRLIYNLQDLAGKSVDVPHMIVFNKGRELEEVDSCSVEIENKVYLFSTGDNFVLEHTVAELKSIMVQIGISMLNTSNGTPDVEEEKEELSAIHCEKLAIALAISNSPPFRSIRVIKNVRMCRHCHTFAKLVSEKYERQILIKDSNCLHKFKGGKCSCEDYW is encoded by the coding sequence ATGGAGCTCCTCCTGGCTCCCCTCCCCCACATCCTCCCCAGGCCCCACCAATTCCCGCCCCTACCCGCCTCCAGGCCCCGCCATGGCCGCATCCAAGAACCCATCATGGCGGTCGCGCAAGCTCCTCCTCTCGCGCTTCCATTCCAAGAATCAAGAAGCAGCTTCCAAGCCCCTCGCCACAGCACCCGGCCCCCCTCCCAAGAGCCAAGAACCCACCCGCCGCCTGGTCCTTCGCTTCGTAGCGAGCCCCGGATTGTCTCGGATACGAAGCTCATCACGATGCACTCCCGCGCCGGGCGCCTGGTCGACGCCCGCAAGGTTTTCGACGGAATGGCGCGCAGGGATCTGCTCGCCTGGTCGGCCATGATCGGGGCCTATGCTATCAGGGGCATGTACAGCGATGTCAGTGCGCTCGCAGTGACAATGGTCAGGGAAGGGGTCATCCCGGACAGATTCTTGATCACCCGGATTTTACAGGCATGTGCATACACCGAGGACTTGGAGCTCGGGATGGCGATGCATTCCTTGGCTATTAGGAAAGGGTTCATGGAGAGAACGAGGGATGTGCCAGTCGGTAACTCGGTGCTGGCGATGTACGTGAAGTGCGGAGAATTGGGGCGCGCGCGTAGGGTGTTTGAGAAGATGGGGCAGCGGGACTTGGGCACATGGAACTCGATGATTTTTGGGTGTTGCCGGTCCAGTGAGTGGGAGGAGGCGCGGAGGCTGCTCCATGATATGAGGCATGAAGGTACAGAGCCCGGGGTTGTCACATGGAATACATTGATTTCGAGCTATGCGAGGTCTGGGGATCTTGATGTGGCCATGGAGCTGCTGGAGCAGATGGAGGAGTCTGGAGTTGCTCCAGATGTTGTCACCTGGACTAGCCTTGTGTCTGGGTTTGTCCACAGTGATAGGGGGGATGAGGCACTTCAGTGTTTCATCCGGATGCGTCTTGCTGGAGTCGAACCAAATGGTATGACAATTGCAAGTGCCATCTCAGCTTGTGCAAGTTTGAGGTTACTGAATCAGGGAATGGAGCTCCATTGCCATGCAATTAAGGTTGGGAGTGTAAACAATGTGCTCTCAGGGAACTCCTTGGTTGACATGTATGCAAAGTGTGGAGAAATTGTTGCGGCCAAGAGAATATTTAACGAGATACCCGAGAAGGATATCTTCTCCTGGAATTCAATGGTTGCAGGGTATGCACAAGCAGGCTATTGTGGCAAAGCATATGAGCTTTTCTGTAAGATGGAGAGCCTTGGTGTTCGGCGCAATGTGATTACCTGGAATATAATGATCTCAGGATACATACGAAATGGGGATGACGAGAGAGCCTTTGAACTATTCCAGATGATGGAAAGCTGTGGAGTAAAAAGGGATACAGCTTCTTGGAACATACTCATTGCGGGTTCAGTGCATAATGGTCATTTTGATAGAGCCGTAAGAATATTCCGGCAGATGCAAGCACTTCTGGTGCGACCAGATTATATTACAATCCTAAGTATCATTCCAGCATTTGCAAACTTAGTTGCATTTTGGAAAGTACGGGAGATCCATGCCTGCATTTTTCACCACAATTTAGAAATTGATGCTAAAATTGCAAATGCACTCATCAATGCCTATTCAAAATCCGGCGATCTTGCTGGTGCTTGTGCTGTTTTTGATAGGCACTCATCAAGAAACATTATTACTTGGAATTGTATCATTCTTGCACACTTGCTGCATGGTTCTCCAAGTGAAGCATTGGATCGCTTCTGTCAAATGAAACAAGAAGGTGTGTTGCCAGATAATACAACCTTGACTGCCATAATCAAGGCCTATGGCCTCAAGGGCAAGGTATCTGAAGCGGAAGAAATATTTTACAACATGACGCATGATTACAACATTGCTCCAGATGTAGATCATTATGCAGCTATGGTTGATATTCTTGGCCGCTCAGGGAGATTAGAAGAAGCATATGAGCTTATTGATGAGATGCCACTCATACCCAGTTTAGCAGTCTGGGAGGCATTGCTTAGTGCTGCAACAATTCATGGAAATGTAAGGCTGGCAAACCTGGCAGCAAGAGAGCTGGTTTCGATTGAGCCCAGTGACCCTAGAATTCAAAGGCTGATTTATAATCTGCAGGATCTGGCTGGAAAGTCTGTTGATGTACCACACATGATAGTATTCAACAAAGGAAGAGAGTTGGAAGAGGTTGATAGCTGTTCAGTTGAAATTGAGAACAAGGTCTATTTGTTCTCAACTGGTGATAATTTTGTGTTAGAGCATACAGTAGCTGAACTGAAATCTATTATGGTTCAGATCGGAATCTCAATGCTGAATACCAGTAACGGGACTCCAGATGTTGAAGAAGAGAAGGAAGAATTATCTGCAATACATTGTGAGAAGCTAGCAATTGCTCTTGCAATTTCAAATTCCCCTCCTTTCAGAAGCATACGGGTAATAAAAAATGTAAGGATGTGTCGCCATTGCCACACATTTGCCAAGCTTGTTTCAGAAAAATACGAGCGGCAAATACTGATCAAGGATTCAAATTGTTTGCATAAGTTTAAGGGTGGAAAGTGCTCCTGTGAAGATTATTGGTGA